From one Anopheles cruzii chromosome 3, idAnoCruzAS_RS32_06, whole genome shotgun sequence genomic stretch:
- the LOC128273518 gene encoding uncharacterized protein LOC128273518, translated as MSEDENWSVSCVETNDWMPSPEELDAAYSAMENGTYTLELNWKCPGRRAPSPAKKDEPKMTEVADKESSSKNKEFDFMDDVTLPQMRVRGQNSGPKGSAKKKTTNFASVLDQMKKHGRLTQSKDSSGT; from the exons ATGTCGGAAGACGAAAATTGGTCCGTAAGTTGTGTTGAAACGAACGATTGGATGCCATCACCGGAGGAGCTGGACGCAGCGTACTCAGCGATGGAAAATGGCACCTACACGCTTGAGCTGAACTGGAAATGTCCCGGACGTCGAGCGCCGTCGCCAGCAAAGAAGGACGAACCGAAGATGACCGAAGTGGCGGATAAGGAATC CTCATCCAAAAATAAAGAATTCGATTTCATGGACGATGTCACCCTGCCGCAGATGCGCGTTCGAGGGCAAAACAGTGGCCCGAAGGGGTCCGCCAAGAAGAAGACCACAAACTTTGCCTCGGTGCTGGATCAGATGAAAAAGCACGGTCGGCTCACGCAATCGAAGGATAGTTCCGGGACGTAG